One window from the genome of Acanthochromis polyacanthus isolate Apoly-LR-REF ecotype Palm Island chromosome 21, KAUST_Apoly_ChrSc, whole genome shotgun sequence encodes:
- the nubp1 gene encoding cytosolic Fe-S cluster assembly factor nubp1 — MGDVPDNAPEHCPGTESEQAGKSASCQGCPNQKLCASGATKAPDPAIAEIGIKLSTVKHKILVLSGKGGVGKSTFSAHLAHALASDTTKEVALLDVDICGPSIPRIMGLEGEQVHQSGSGWSPVYVEDNLAVMSIGFLLGSPDDAVIWRGPKKNGMIKQFLRDVDWGELDYLIVDTPPGTSDEHLSIVQYLSSTHVDGAVIITTPQEVSLQDVRKEIRFCKKVKLPIIGVVENMSGFVCPKCKNTSQIFPPTSGGAEKMCADLNLPLLGKVPLDPRIARSCDEGKSFLSEVPDSPAAQAYQRIVQSIQDYCSNRVTEEQSAT; from the exons ATGGGAGACGTACCAGACAACGCACCCGAAC ACTGTCCAGGCACAGAAAGTGAGCAAGCAGGAAAGTCTGCATCATGTCAGGGCTGTCCCAACCAGAAACTGTGTGCTTCTGGAGCCACAAAGGCCCCTGACCCTG CAATTGCAGAAATAGGAATAAAGCTGTCAACAGTCAAACACAAGATCTTGGTGCTGTCTGGAAAAGGAGGAGTGGGGAAGAGTACTTTTAGTGCACACCTGGCCCATGCCCTCGCTAGTGACACCACAAAGGAG GTTGCACTGTTGGATGTGGATATCTGTGGTCCATCCATTCCTCGGATCATGGGCTTAGAGGGAGAACAA gtTCACCAGAGCGGCTCAGGCTGGTCCCCTGTG TACGTGGAGGACAACCTGGCAGTCATGTCTATTGGCTTCCTGCTCGGTAGCCCGGATGATGCTGTGATCTGGAGAGGACCGAAGAAGAACG GGATGATCAAACAGTTTCTGAGGGATGTTGACTGGGGGGAGCTGGACTACCTCATCGTGGACACTCCACCCGGCACCTCTGACGAACATCTGTCCATCGTCCAGTATCTGAGCTCCACCCATGTAGATGGAGCCGTTATTATCACCACGCCACAG GAGGTGTCGTTGCAGGACGTACGGAAAGAAATCAGGTTCTGCAAGAAGGTGAAGCTGCCAATCATCGGAGTGGTGGAGAACATGAGCGGCTTCGTCTGTCCCAAATGCAAG AACACGTCGCAGATCTTCCCTCCCACCAGCGGGGGCGCTGAGAAAATGtgtgcagatctaaatctgccGCTGTTAGGAAAAGTACCTCTCGACCCCAGAATAGCACGGAGCTGCGATGAGGGCAAGTCTTTCCTCAGTGAAGTACCTGACTCTCCTGCTGCTCAAGCCTATCAGAGAATTGTGCAAA GCATCCAGGACTACTGTTCCAACAGAGTGACAGAGGAGCAGAGTGCAACCTGA